In Pseudomonas sp. MM213, a genomic segment contains:
- the msbA gene encoding lipid A export permease/ATP-binding protein MsbA, with the protein MTSPDSPAPSSLKIYLRLLSYVRPYWGLFAISIIGFVIFASTQPMLAGILKYFVDGLSNPEAVLFPNVPYLQDLQLLMAVPLLIILIAAWQGLGSFLGNYYLAKVSLGLVHDLRVELFNKLLVLPNRYFDTHNSGHLISRITFNVTMVTGAATDAIKVVIREGLTVVFLFGYLLWMNWQLTLVMLAILPIIAVMVSSASKKFRKQSKKIQVAMGDVTHVASETIQGYRVVRSFGGESYEERRFAEASQGNTDKQLRMTKTGAVYTPMLQLVIYTAMAVLMFLVLFLRGDATAGDLVAYITAAGLLPKPIRQLSEVSSTIQKGVAGAESIFEQLDVEPEVDTGTVERDRVSGHLEVRNLSFTYPGTDREVLKNISFTAAPGQMIALVGRSGSGKSTLASLIPRFYHHETGEILLDDVEIEDYRLRNLRRHVAQVTQHVTLFNDSIANNIAYGDLAGAPREDIEKAATDAYAMDFISQMPQGLDTQVGENGVLLSGGQRQRLAIARALLKNAPLLILDEATSALDTESERHIQAALDQVMKGRTTLVIAHRLSTIEKADLILVMDHGEIVERGTHAQLLAQNGYYSRLHAMGLDAPAENIA; encoded by the coding sequence TTGCCTCGACACAGCCGATGCTGGCCGGGATTCTCAAATACTTCGTCGACGGCTTGAGCAACCCCGAAGCGGTGCTGTTCCCGAACGTTCCCTACCTGCAAGACTTGCAGTTGCTGATGGCTGTGCCGCTGCTGATCATCCTGATCGCGGCATGGCAAGGCCTGGGGTCGTTCCTGGGCAACTATTACCTGGCCAAGGTCTCCCTCGGTCTGGTTCACGACCTGCGCGTCGAACTGTTCAACAAATTGCTGGTGTTGCCCAACCGCTATTTCGACACCCATAACTCCGGGCACCTGATTTCGCGCATCACTTTTAACGTGACCATGGTCACCGGTGCTGCCACGGATGCCATCAAAGTGGTCATTCGCGAAGGCCTGACCGTGGTGTTCCTGTTTGGTTACCTGTTGTGGATGAACTGGCAACTGACCCTGGTGATGCTGGCGATCCTGCCGATCATCGCGGTCATGGTCAGCAGCGCGAGCAAGAAATTCCGCAAGCAAAGCAAGAAGATCCAGGTGGCGATGGGCGACGTGACACACGTGGCCTCCGAAACCATTCAGGGCTATCGAGTGGTGCGCAGCTTCGGCGGCGAAAGCTACGAAGAGCGGCGCTTTGCCGAAGCCAGTCAGGGCAACACCGACAAGCAATTGCGCATGACCAAGACCGGCGCGGTCTACACGCCGATGCTGCAGTTGGTGATCTACACCGCCATGGCAGTGCTGATGTTCCTCGTGTTGTTCCTGCGCGGTGATGCCACCGCAGGTGACCTGGTGGCCTACATCACCGCCGCCGGCCTGTTGCCGAAACCGATTCGCCAGTTGTCGGAAGTCAGTTCGACCATCCAGAAAGGCGTCGCCGGTGCCGAAAGCATTTTCGAACAACTGGACGTCGAGCCTGAGGTCGACACCGGCACCGTCGAGCGCGATCGCGTCAGCGGTCACCTGGAAGTGCGTAACCTGAGCTTCACCTACCCAGGTACCGACCGTGAAGTGCTGAAGAACATCAGCTTCACCGCGGCGCCGGGGCAAATGATTGCGCTGGTGGGGCGTTCCGGCAGCGGCAAGTCGACCCTGGCCAGTCTGATTCCGCGTTTCTATCACCATGAAACCGGCGAGATCCTGCTCGATGACGTAGAAATCGAAGATTACCGTCTGCGTAATCTGCGTCGGCATGTGGCGCAAGTGACGCAGCATGTGACCCTGTTCAACGACTCCATTGCCAACAACATTGCCTACGGCGACCTTGCCGGTGCGCCGCGTGAAGACATCGAAAAGGCCGCCACGGACGCTTATGCGATGGACTTCATCTCGCAAATGCCGCAAGGCCTGGATACTCAGGTCGGCGAAAACGGCGTGTTGCTGTCCGGTGGTCAGCGTCAGCGTCTGGCGATTGCCCGGGCCTTGTTGAAGAACGCACCGTTGCTGATTCTCGACGAGGCGACCTCGGCGCTCGATACCGAATCCGAGCGGCACATTCAGGCGGCGCTGGATCAGGTCATGAAAGGTCGCACCACGCTGGTGATCGCTCACCGCTTGTCGACCATCGAGAAGGCAGACCTGATCCTGGTCATGGACCATGGGGAAATTGTCGAGCGCGGCACCCACGCCCAGCTCCTGGCACAAAACGGCTACTACTCGCGGCTGCATGCGATGGGGCTCGATGCGCCGGCAGAAAACATCGCCTGA
- a CDS encoding sulfotransferase family 2 domain-containing protein codes for MLQRYLWKLLPKTQRQFLLGRLSVVDRQVVNRSMSANLCFPRPFTQRSCLFIHVPKCAGSSVCAALFDGWSPGHLPLYWYEQQFPEQFADSFKFAFVRDPLERAYSAYAFLRGNELSLRDRPAQKMVSHYRDFDDFVARWLHPETIHRQLHFAAQTDFLTDSFGHLALDFIGYQEHLERDFQRVCEQVGDAVPLPHINSSQQRRTAPARDFCSVRTRRLVRRVYQRDYEMLGYE; via the coding sequence ATGTTGCAACGTTATCTCTGGAAGCTGTTGCCCAAGACGCAACGGCAATTCTTGCTGGGGCGCCTGTCGGTCGTGGACCGTCAGGTGGTCAATCGGTCGATGTCGGCCAACCTGTGCTTTCCCCGGCCTTTCACACAGCGTTCCTGTCTGTTCATTCACGTCCCCAAATGCGCCGGGAGCAGCGTCTGTGCGGCGCTGTTCGATGGCTGGAGCCCGGGGCACTTGCCCTTGTACTGGTACGAACAGCAATTTCCCGAGCAGTTTGCCGACAGTTTCAAGTTTGCTTTTGTTCGCGATCCGCTGGAAAGGGCGTACTCGGCCTACGCTTTTCTGCGGGGCAACGAGCTGAGCCTGCGCGACCGACCCGCGCAAAAAATGGTCAGCCACTACCGCGATTTCGACGATTTTGTCGCACGTTGGCTGCACCCGGAAACGATCCACCGGCAGCTGCATTTCGCTGCGCAAACGGATTTTCTCACCGATTCCTTCGGGCACCTGGCGCTGGATTTCATTGGCTATCAGGAGCATCTGGAGCGCGACTTTCAGCGCGTGTGCGAGCAGGTGGGCGACGCGGTGCCGCTGCCGCACATCAACAGCTCGCAGCAGCGGCGCACGGCGCCTGCCCGTGACTTCTGCTCGGTGCGCACCCGCCGGTTGGTACGGCGGGTGTACCAGCGCGATTACGAGATGCTCGGTTATGAATGA
- the cysC gene encoding adenylyl-sulfate kinase — translation MNEALSMSVPGIRPYALSLSINDRAAIKSQRPRCLWLTGLSGAGKSTLANALELQLNELGRHTFVLDGDNLRAGLCRDLGMGAECRRENIRRMAEVARLMVDAGLIVIVAAISPFRAEREAARRLFAEGDFIEVYVSTSFAVCAQRDPKGLYRAARQGRIKDFTGIDSPYEAPLCAECEIDTQTLEMADACRRLSGLLLNK, via the coding sequence ATGAATGAGGCGCTGTCGATGTCAGTCCCCGGGATCAGGCCTTATGCGTTGTCGCTGTCGATCAACGACCGTGCCGCAATCAAATCGCAGCGGCCGCGCTGCCTCTGGCTGACGGGGTTGTCCGGTGCGGGCAAGTCAACGCTGGCCAATGCTCTGGAGCTGCAACTCAACGAACTCGGGCGGCATACCTTTGTGCTCGATGGTGACAATCTGCGCGCCGGTCTGTGCCGTGACCTGGGGATGGGGGCTGAGTGTCGTCGGGAAAATATCCGGCGCATGGCCGAGGTGGCGAGGCTGATGGTCGATGCCGGCCTGATCGTGATTGTTGCGGCGATTTCGCCGTTTCGGGCCGAGCGTGAAGCGGCGCGGCGCCTGTTCGCCGAGGGCGATTTTATCGAAGTGTATGTGAGCACCTCGTTCGCGGTGTGCGCGCAGCGCGACCCAAAAGGCTTGTACCGGGCGGCCCGGCAAGGACGGATCAAGGATTTCACGGGGATCGACAGTCCCTACGAGGCACCGTTGTGTGCCGAGTGTGAAATCGACACGCAAACGCTGGAGATGGCAGACGCTTGCCGGCGGTTATCGGGTTTATTGCTCAATAAATGA
- the hldE gene encoding bifunctional D-glycero-beta-D-manno-heptose-7-phosphate kinase/D-glycero-beta-D-manno-heptose 1-phosphate adenylyltransferase HldE, whose protein sequence is MKLSMPRFDQAPVLVVGDVMLDRYWHGGTSRISPEAPVPVVKVEQIEDRPGGAANVALNIAALGAPASLVGVTGDDEAADSLANSLKGAGVRALFQRIAHQPTIVKLRVMSRHQQLLRIDFEEPFATDALALSEQVDELLEGIKVLVLSDYGKGALRNHQVLIQAARARGIPVLADPKGKDFSIYRGASLITPNLSEFETIVGGCADEHELVSKGAQLMHDLDLGALLVTRGEHGMTLLRPDHPALHLPARAREVFDVTGAGDTVISTLAAAIAAGEELPHAVALANLAAGIVVGKLGTAAISAPELRRAIQREEGSERGVLGLEQLLLAVDDARAHKEKIVFTNGCFDILHAGHVTYLEQARAQGDRLIVAVNDDASVSRLKGPGRPINSVDRRMAVLAGLGAVDWVISFPEGTPENLLRKVKPDVLVKGGDYGIDQVVGADIVTAYGGTVKVLGLVANSSTTAIVEKIRKSE, encoded by the coding sequence ATGAAGTTGTCCATGCCGCGATTCGATCAAGCCCCTGTCTTGGTGGTCGGCGATGTCATGCTCGACCGTTACTGGCATGGTGGTACCTCACGGATTTCCCCTGAGGCGCCGGTACCCGTCGTCAAAGTCGAGCAAATCGAGGACCGCCCGGGCGGTGCCGCGAACGTTGCCCTGAACATTGCCGCCCTCGGCGCACCGGCCTCACTGGTCGGCGTGACCGGCGACGATGAAGCCGCCGACAGCCTGGCCAACAGCCTCAAGGGCGCTGGCGTACGGGCGTTGTTCCAGCGCATCGCGCACCAGCCGACCATCGTCAAGCTGCGGGTCATGAGCCGTCACCAGCAACTGCTGCGTATCGACTTTGAAGAACCCTTCGCCACCGACGCGTTGGCGCTCAGCGAGCAAGTCGATGAACTGCTCGAAGGCATCAAGGTGCTGGTGCTGTCCGACTACGGCAAAGGCGCATTGAGAAATCATCAAGTGCTGATCCAGGCCGCCCGTGCCCGTGGCATTCCGGTGCTGGCCGATCCCAAGGGCAAGGATTTCTCGATCTACCGGGGTGCGAGCCTGATCACTCCGAACCTCAGCGAATTCGAGACCATCGTCGGCGGTTGCGCCGATGAGCATGAACTCGTGAGCAAGGGCGCGCAGCTGATGCACGACCTCGACCTCGGCGCGTTGCTGGTGACCCGCGGCGAACACGGCATGACCCTGTTGCGCCCGGATCATCCGGCGTTGCACCTGCCGGCTCGGGCACGTGAAGTGTTCGACGTGACCGGTGCCGGCGATACCGTGATTTCCACCCTGGCGGCGGCGATTGCCGCGGGCGAGGAATTGCCTCACGCCGTGGCCCTGGCCAACCTGGCGGCAGGCATCGTTGTCGGCAAGCTCGGTACGGCGGCCATCAGTGCCCCGGAACTGCGTCGTGCCATCCAGCGTGAAGAAGGTTCCGAGCGCGGTGTTCTGGGTCTTGAGCAGTTGTTGCTGGCGGTCGACGATGCGCGTGCGCATAAAGAGAAGATCGTCTTCACCAATGGCTGCTTCGACATCCTGCACGCCGGCCACGTGACGTACCTCGAACAGGCGCGCGCTCAAGGCGATCGTCTGATCGTTGCGGTCAACGACGATGCTTCGGTCAGCCGCCTGAAAGGGCCGGGTCGTCCGATCAACAGCGTCGACCGTCGCATGGCGGTGCTGGCAGGTCTTGGTGCGGTGGATTGGGTGATCAGCTTCCCTGAAGGCACCCCGGAAAACCTGCTGCGCAAGGTCAAGCCGGACGTGCTGGTCAAGGGTGGGGACTACGGGATCGACCAAGTGGTCGGCGCTGACATCGTGACCGCCTACGGCGGGACCGTGAAAGTCTTGGGGCTGGTGGCAAACAGCTCGACTACCGCAATAGTCGAGAAAATCCGCAAGTCCGAGTGA